Genomic DNA from Bacillota bacterium:
CGAGTGGATTCCGGAAGTCCGGCAAGCATCGAGGCCGAGAACAGGTGGGCCTCGTCTATGACGAGGACGGGCTGTTTGCCCTGGTTCTCGTAGGCATCGAGGAAGGCGTGGTCGAACTGGCAGCGGGCATCCCTCTGGTGAAACGCGGGTGTGATACCGAACTGAGCCAGGACTTCTCTATAGAAGCCCCGTGGTTCAAGAGCGGAATCGGCGATGTAATGGACTCCATCCTGGCTATCGCAAACAAGAAACGCCGGTGAACCACTCCCAAGGCTACCGGCGTCCCGCAAACCAGGCAGGCTAAATGCCTGCCTCTTTTCGTTTTCCTGTCATTTTCCTGTCAAACTGAGTTTTCCGCTTTTCGGATTTGGGCCTTACACTGGTGGGCGGTACAGGACTTGAACCTGTGACCTCGTGAATGTGAGTCACGCGCTCTAACCACTGAGCTAACCGCCCGCTAATGCCTCGTTCAGACGCAGAAAGAGTATACCATGCGCGCGAACGAACTTCAACAATGCGCATTCACTCATGTAAAATGTAACCGAGCAGGGATCACTCAGATTAAAATGTAACCGAAGGGATCGATGTTGAATGACAGATGCTGTAAGAGGATGTCCCCGATGGCCCGCCCCGAGTATCTCTCATCCATGAGGGCGAGATACGTCGACGCCAAGACCCGCTCCCAGCGCTCCAGGATCCTTGACGAGGTTATCAAGGTCACCGGCTACAACCGTAAGTACGCCGAGCCCTCCGCCCATCTGCCACCACCGCCCCCTGGTCTTACTCTACCAACCTCGGTGCATATTGTCCAAATCAGTTACGGGGCTAAATAGCGGCTCGACCCCCGGCTCGTGTACTCACGTTCTGTGGTACCGTCATGCCCGATCGTTCTGCAATTCTGTCACCGTGCAGCCTCCTGCCCAACGGATTCCGTGGACTTACCCCAAAACGGGGTTGACGGAATAGTCTGGCCGTGGGAGGTGAGTATTGTGTACGGCTATGGTGACTACACGGGCTGGGACTACATTCCGGGAGTAGCGCAGCAACCTGGGTTTCCCCAGTATCCCGGATATCCGGGCTATCCAGGGGTACCTCCGGCATACCCGGGTTTCCCGCCGACGTTCCCGGCGCCGTTCCCGGGAAACCTGCAGCAACGCGTTGTGAGGCTGGAGAGGGCTGTTGCGCTCATGGAAGCGGAGATCGACCGGCTGGCGCGCAGGGTTGCGGACCTCGATAGGAGGGTCGCGCGGCTCGAAGGCAGGCCTGGTGGTAGTGAACTCGGCCCTGGAGCCGGAGAGGCTGGCAAACCCGGAGGCTGATAGAGCCGGCAGCCGATCTGCAGATTAGCCAGGACTTGACCTGGAGTACCGGAGCAGAAGAGATAAACGCCCTGCCATCGGGCGTTTATCCGCTTTCGTAAACGAGTTGTGCGTAGTAGCGCCGGCGCCGCTAGCAGCACCCCTTTGAACCGGAGCAGCCACACCCGGGTCCGCCGCAATCCGGCTCTCCGCCGGTTAGCAGGCCACGGATGATGGCCACAGCGCAGCCGACTCCCGACTTCACCGTGATAGCGCCGGCCGGGCAGTTCCGCGAGCACGCGCCGCACTCCATACAGTCATCCTTGCAGATAACTCTTGCTGTGGTGCCCTCCATCTCGAGCACTCGATGGGGGCACACCGATACACACATCCCGCAGCCCGTGCACAGGTCGCGGTCCAGCTCGAGAGTCGCGACGTCCTTCAAGTACTGCAACGTCATGACACGCACCAACCTCTCCTAGAGCAGGAACCAAAATGCCAGGCCGGCCACAACCGAACACGCCAGCGTGGGGAGGGCTATCCTCATCTCCCGCTTCACCCCCGAGAACGAGGTGACCGGCGTGGCCCCCGTGAAATTCAGGGCAATGTATGCGGAGGCCGCGGGCCATATCAGCAGAGTCGCCGCTACGGTCCCTGCGCCGGTCGCGCCGTGCCGGGTCACCCAGGTCGCGCAGAGTCCAGCCGACACCAGCAGGCCCGCAATCCAGCCTTTCAGCGAGAACGCCCGTCCAGGTATCCACGGCAGCGCGATAGGTACCGCAACCGAACCGGCCACGACCGCGCTCGCAGCGGCCAGCATGAGGTCCCTTATGCCCGGCCTGAAAGCACCGGCGGGGACATGCCCGCCGCCGAACCGCCTCATGATGAAGGCCAGGAGCACGCCAGCGGCGAGTACCGTCCACGACCCCAACAGCTCAACCGGGACAAGCACGAGTCGGTCGAGGAAGCCGAACCGTACGCGCCGCATCCCGGGGTCAGCCTTCATGTCCCGTTCGAGGAATCTTCCCAGGTCGGCTGCACGCACCGGGCCGTACACCACTTCAAAGCCCGATCGTCGCCGGACTTCGTGAGCCGCGACGCCAGGAGCCCCGAGTTGAGGCAGGATGATAGTCCTGTGGTCTACGACCTCCGGCAGCCGTACTGCTGCCAGGCGCCGGACCACCTCTGCGGTCCCGAATGTTCCCTTCCCCGCAGCGCACCAGACGTTTATGCCGTATGTATCCAGTACCACGACCCAGGTGTCCCTACCGTCAATCTGCCGACGGAGCAGGTCGAACGTCATCTTGTAGTTAGCAGTGATCACCACGGGGGACGACCGCCCGGGCGAGCCGACTGCGTAAAGCCCAGGCGGAACGCGGTAGGTGAACCTACCGATCCCGAGGCGAACGCCCACCATGCCGAGCGTGTCCTCGAGCGACAGCCTTGTTGAGACACGGGGCACAAGCCCCGCCCCTGACTCCACCCATCCGGTGATCCATTCGGGGTCGCGCTTCCCGGGGTTCTCCCGCCTATCCTGGCAGCTCGGCTGCCTACTCATGCAATTACCTCCACGAATCCATCATAGCAGACCGGTGGGGCTTAGTCCTCGATCTTCTGTATGTAGTCGAGGTTGCCCTCCGAGGGTTCGAATGGTCGTAGCGGAAGAGGCGGGAAGCGTTCAGCCACTCGAAGACTCGGTCGTACCGTGCGAGTAGCAGTCCCAACCTGACGGGGTCACTTGACGCAAGTCCCCGCACGTCGGAGCCAGGCGCGGCGTCTGGGTGCGTACGCGTGCAGTACACGATGAGGGTGCCAGAAGCGTGGCGCAGTAGTCGGGTATCCTCGCGCGATCCTCGGGATAACGGAAGGCCGGAGAGATCTGGAGAGCAGGATGCGCCTCCGCCAGCTGGCGCACGAGAATTGCGTTGTCCGCGAAGTAGCAGCCCTCGATGATGATCACCAGTATCCTGACCGCCTTTCGTCGACCGCACCACCGGTCGGACCGCAGCTCAGCGGTGTCCTTTTTCAAGTTATGTAAAACTTCGGCCGGTTGTTCAACGGCCTCCCGTGGGACAGAATATGGGTGAATCCGTTCGCTTTATGGAGGGGATCCAATGCCAGAAGCCGGTTCAAAGCGAGTGACGTTCCACGTGCCCGGCATGTCGTGTTCACACTGCCGGACCGCCATCTCCAAAGTCCTCGGGGAATCCAGGGGAGTTATAAAGGCCGACGTGGATCTGCCCGCCAAAACGGTGATTGTCGACTACGACCCGGAACGCGCAAGCCTGGACGATCTGAAGCGGGTGCTTACGCAGGCGGGATATACGCCGCAGGGGGGTTCGCAAGGGTAAGCGCCCGGTACATGAAGGGATGGGGCGAGTACCGAACCTCATTAGCCGCTAACCACGAGGCTCCACTAAGCAGCAACGCCCGCCCAATGGGCAGGCCGTTGTGGTCATCTTATGGTGGCCCCAACGGGAATCGAACCCGTGTTACCGCCTTGAAAGAGCGGTGTCTTGACCTCTTGACCATTCCCCTGTTAAAACTGCGTTTCTGGCCCCATTCCCTCGCCAGGGTAACCGCTTTTCATTTTGAGCCTTATTTACTGCTCCTTCGCCGTCACTGGTCAGAATCCTGCTCAGGTTGGGAGGTTTTTGAAGGAGCGGCCTTCGTACGGATAACGCCTACCGGCGTACGACGGCCCTGTCTTTGTCTTCGCTTTTTCTCTCTCTGACGGCACCTTTCGGAGCAAAACTTCTCCCGAGGTGGCAGTACTAAGTTGCCGCAATCGGCTGCTGAACACCTGGTTACGTTGAGGTATCCCAATTCCTGAAAGAACCATTGTAGGAACGCCGCGAGGATAGCACCACTGGCTCCGAACACCCAAGTGTACAGCGGGAATCTTGGGTCATCCTCGCGGCTAAGCATCGGAATGAGAACAAACACCGGCAGTACTCTCGACACACAATCCACAATCGCCTCCCAGGTGTCTCTGAGAAGCTGATCGTCATTCTGAGGTCCCATCCAGATGGTTTCATACGCCGCTGTGCCCCCGCGTCCGGTCTTCTTGCGGAATATGGGCGGCCACGGCAGGTAGCGAACGTACGGCCAAGAGCCATCCCCGACAAGATAGACCGCACTGAGTTCTTCCTTGATGACCATTGCCTTTTCGAAGGGCCGATCCCCCGCGTTGTTCCTGCCCTGGCGGAAGAGGTCCCAGAGCGGCCCCACTTTGCCGTTCTTGACCCATTCGACCATCAGAGTTAACCCGCGAAACCAGTCAAGCCATTTCATGCATACTCCCCATGACTCGGAGACCGGC
This window encodes:
- a CDS encoding 4Fe-4S binding protein — its product is MTLQYLKDVATLELDRDLCTGCGMCVSVCPHRVLEMEGTTARVICKDDCMECGACSRNCPAGAITVKSGVGCAVAIIRGLLTGGEPDCGGPGCGCSGSKGCC
- a CDS encoding acetyl-CoA synthase subunit gamma, encoding MSRQPSCQDRRENPGKRDPEWITGWVESGAGLVPRVSTRLSLEDTLGMVGVRLGIGRFTYRVPPGLYAVGSPGRSSPVVITANYKMTFDLLRRQIDGRDTWVVVLDTYGINVWCAAGKGTFGTAEVVRRLAAVRLPEVVDHRTIILPQLGAPGVAAHEVRRRSGFEVVYGPVRAADLGRFLERDMKADPGMRRVRFGFLDRLVLVPVELLGSWTVLAAGVLLAFIMRRFGGGHVPAGAFRPGIRDLMLAAASAVVAGSVAVPIALPWIPGRAFSLKGWIAGLLVSAGLCATWVTRHGATGAGTVAATLLIWPAASAYIALNFTGATPVTSFSGVKREMRIALPTLACSVVAGLAFWFLL
- a CDS encoding heavy-metal-associated domain-containing protein; its protein translation is MPEAGSKRVTFHVPGMSCSHCRTAISKVLGESRGVIKADVDLPAKTVIVDYDPERASLDDLKRVLTQAGYTPQGGSQG